A genomic region of Trifolium pratense cultivar HEN17-A07 linkage group LG3, ARS_RC_1.1, whole genome shotgun sequence contains the following coding sequences:
- the LOC123918993 gene encoding kinesin-like protein KIN-4A isoform X2: METGEDCCVKVAVHVRPLIADEKLQGCKDCVTVVAGKPQVQIGARSYTFDHVYGSTGSPSCNMFEECVAPLVDGLFQGYNATVLAYGQTGSGKTYTMGTGFKEGFQAGIIPQVMNVLFNKIGTLKDQIEFQLHVSFIEILKEEVRDLLDSSSMGKPETANGHAGKMASPGKPPIQIRETSNGVITLAGSTEVGVTTLKEMAACLEQGSLSRATGSTNMNNQSSRSHAIFTITLEQMHKPKNPNDSCLNDTMDDEYLCAKLHLVDLAGSERAKRTGSDGMRFKEGVHINKGLLALGNVISALGDEKKRKEGVHVPYRDSKLTRLLQDSLGGNSRTVMIACISPADINAEETLNTLKYANRARNIQNKPVVNRDPMSSEMLKMRQQLECLQAELCARAGGSSEEVQGLKEKIVWLEAANEDLCRELHEYRSRCSVVEQSEKDAYDSGTCIPKTDGLKRTLPITTADYPMNETAGDSREIEEVEKEWEHKLLQNSMDRELHELNKRLEQKESEMKLFGVSDAEVLKQHFGRKITELEDEKRTVQRERDCLLAEVENLAANSDGQTQKLEDTHSQKLKALEAQILDLKKKQESQVQLMKQKQKSDEAAKRLQDEIQSIKAQKVQLQQKIKQEAEQFRQWKASREKELLQLRKEGRKNEYEKHKLQALNQRQKMVLQRKTEEAAMATKRLKELLEARKNSSSRDTLVATNGNGSNGQSNEKSLQRWLDHELEVMVKEHEVRFEYEKQSQLRAALAEELAMLKHVNEFAAKGLSPPRGKNGFARASSMSPNARMARIASLESMLSISSNSLVAMASQLSEAEERERAFTNRGRWNQLRSMGEAKNLLQYMFSSVGDARCQLWEKDMEIREMKDQIKELVGLLRQSEMKRKEAEKESKVREQAGTTTLATPASRNSPTSLKQYVEDLKGPLSPMTVPIPRQLKYTPGIANGLTRESAAFVDQSRRMKPIGQLSMKKLAIVGQASGKLWRWKRSHHQWLLQFKWKWQKPWRLSEWIRHSDETIMRARPRSQALPHMM; this comes from the exons ATGGAAACAGGGGAAGATTGTTGCGTAAAAGTTGCGGTTCATGTACGGCCACTAATCGCCGACGAGAAGCTTCAAGGATGTAAAGATTGTGTCACCGTCGTTGCCGGAAAGCCTCAG GTGCAAATTGGCGCCCGTTCGTATACATTTGATCATGTCTATGGAAGCACTGGTTCTCCCTCGTGTAACATGTTTGAAGAATGTGTTGCTCCACTTGTTGATGGTTTGTTCCAAGGATATAATGCTACTGTCCTTGCATATGGTCAG ACAGGTTCTGGGAAAACATACACCATGGGAACTGGCTTTAAAGAAGGTTTCCAAGCAGGAATAATACCCCAAGTTATGAATGTTTTGTTCAACAAAATTGGAACCTTAAAGGACCAGATTGAATTTCAATTGCATGTTTCCTTTATCGAG ATTCTTAAAGAAGAAGTAAGAGATTTACTGGATTCCTCCTCAATGGGCAAACCAGAAACTGCAAATGGACATGCAGGAAAAATGGCCTCTCCTGGGAAGCCACCGATACAAATTCGTGAGACATCAAATGGTGTTATAACCCTTGCAGGATCTACTGAAGTCGGTGTCACAACATTAAAAGAAATGGCTGCTTGCCTGGAACAGGGATCCTTGAGTAGAGCAACAGGGAGCACAAATATGAACAATCAATCCAG CCGATCTCATGCCATCTTCACCATCACCTTAGAGCAAATGCACAAGCCCAAGAATCCTAATGATAGCTGCTTAAATGATACTATGGATGACGAATATCTTTGTGCTAAGTTGCACTTAGTTGATCTTGCCGGATCAGAACGAGCTAAGAGAACAGGGTCTGACGGTATGCGTTTTAAAGAAG GAGTTCATATTAACAAAGGTCTTCTAGCACTTGGTAATGTTATTAGTGCACTTGGTGATGAAAAGAAGCGAAAGGAAGGTGTTCATGTTCCATATAGGGACAGTAAACTTACTAGGCTTTTACAG GATTCCCTTGGGGGTAACAGCAGAACTGTCATGATAG CCTGCATAAGTCCTGCTGATATTAATGCTGAGGAAACCCTAAACACTTTAAAGTATGCAAATCGTGCACGCAATATCCAAAATAAGCCTGTT GTTAATAGAGATCCCATGTCCAGTGAAATGCTTAAAATGAGACAACAACTGGAGTGTTTGCAGGCAGAACTTTGTGCTCGTGCCGGTGGCTCATCTGAGGAAGTTCAG GGTCTTAAGGAAAAGATTGTTTGGCTTGAAGCTGCTAATGAAGATCTTTGCCGTGAACTTCACGAATACCGTAGTAGATGCTCTGTTGTAGAACAAAGTGAAAAGGATGCTTAT GATAGTGGCACATGCATTCCGAAGACGGATGGGCTTAAGAGGACCTTACCTATCACAACGGCTGATTATCCGATGAATGAAACAGCAG GTGATTCAAGGGAAATTGAAGAAGTAGAAAAAGAATGGGAGCACAAACTTCTGCAAAATAGTATGGATAGAGAGTTGCATGAATTGAATAAACGCTTGGAGCAGAAAGAG TCTGAGATGAAGCTGTTTGGAGTATCTGATGCTGAAGTACTCAAGCAGCACTTTGGAAGGAAGATAACGGAACTTGAAGATGAGAAGAGAACAGTACAG CGAGAAAGAGATTGTCTTTTGGCTGAAGTTGAAAATCTTGCTGCCAATTCTGATGGACAAACACAGAAATTAGAGGATACCCATTCCCAAAAATTAAAAGCCCTTGAAGCACAG ATTTTGGATCTGAAGAAGAAGCAAGAGAGTCAGGTTCAGCTTAtgaagcaaaaacaaaaaagcgATGAAGCAGCAAAGAGGCTGCAAGATGAAATACAGTCTATAAAGGCCCAAAAG GTTCAATtgcaacaaaagataaaacaagAGGCAGAGCAGTTTCGGCAGTGGAAGGCTTCTAGAGAGAAAGAACTGTTACAG TTGAGGAAGGagggaagaaaaaatgaatatgaaAAACACAAGCTGCAAGCTTTAAATCAGCGCCAGAAAATG GTCCTTCAAAGAAAAACTGAAGAAGCTGCAATGGCAACCAAGAGATTAAAGGAGTTGCTAGAAGCTCGTAAAAATTCCTCCAGCCGAGACACTTTAG TTGCAACAAATGGAAATGGATCAAATGGGCAG AGCAATGAGAAGTCCTTACAACGGTGGCTTGATCATGAACTAGAAGTCATGGTAAAAGAACATGAAGTTCGTTTTGAGTATGAGAAACAGAGCCAATT GCGAGCTGCCCTTGCAGAGGAACTAGCGATGCTGAAGCATGTAAATGAGTTTGCTGCTAAGGGTCTCAGTCCTCCAAGAGGAAAGAATGGATTTGCCAG GGCATCCTCCATGTCACCAAATGCAAGAATGGCGAGAATAGCTTCACTTGAGAGCATGTTGAGTATATCCTCTAATTCTCTAGTAGCAATGGCTTCTCAACTTTCCGAGGCAGAAGAACGAGAGAGGGCATTCACTAATCGTGGACGTTGGAATCAGTTGCGCTCAATGGGAGAAGCCAAGAATTTGCTTCAATATATGTTTAGCTCTGTTGGAGATGCTAG GTGCCAACTCTGGGAGAAGGACATGGAGATCAGAGAAATGAAAGATCAAATTAAAGAACTTGTTGGTCTTTTGCGGCAaagtgagatgaagagaaaGGAAGCTGAGAAGGAGTCAAAAGTGAGAGAGCAAGCTGGCACAACCACATTGGCTACCCCAGCTTCT AGAAATTCTCCAACTTCATTGAAACAGTATGTTGAAGATCTGAAAGGACCTTTATCTCCAATGACTGTGCCAATACCAAGACAACTCAAATATACGCCCGGGATTGCTAACGGCTTAACAAGGGAATCAGCAGCATTTGTAGATCAGAGTAGAAGG ATGAAACCCATTGGGCAGCTGTCAATGAAAAAACTAGCAATTGTAGGACAAGCTTCTGGCAAGTTATGGAGGTGGAAAAGAAGTCATCATCAGTGGCTACTACAATTCAAGTGGAAGTGGCAAAAACCATGGAGACTTTCAGAATGGATTCGACACAGTGATGAAACAATCATGAGAGCAAGACCGCGCTCACAAGCTTTGCCACACATGatgtga
- the LOC123918993 gene encoding kinesin-like protein KIN-4A isoform X1 produces the protein METGEDCCVKVAVHVRPLIADEKLQGCKDCVTVVAGKPQVQIGARSYTFDHVYGSTGSPSCNMFEECVAPLVDGLFQGYNATVLAYGQTGSGKTYTMGTGFKEGFQAGIIPQVMNVLFNKIGTLKDQIEFQLHVSFIEILKEEVRDLLDSSSMGKPETANGHAGKMASPGKPPIQIRETSNGVITLAGSTEVGVTTLKEMAACLEQGSLSRATGSTNMNNQSSRSHAIFTITLEQMHKPKNPNDSCLNDTMDDEYLCAKLHLVDLAGSERAKRTGSDGMRFKEGVHINKGLLALGNVISALGDEKKRKEGVHVPYRDSKLTRLLQDSLGGNSRTVMIACISPADINAEETLNTLKYANRARNIQNKPVVNRDPMSSEMLKMRQQLECLQAELCARAGGSSEEVQGLKEKIVWLEAANEDLCRELHEYRSRCSVVEQSEKDAYDSGTCIPKTDGLKRTLPITTADYPMNETAAGDSREIEEVEKEWEHKLLQNSMDRELHELNKRLEQKESEMKLFGVSDAEVLKQHFGRKITELEDEKRTVQRERDCLLAEVENLAANSDGQTQKLEDTHSQKLKALEAQILDLKKKQESQVQLMKQKQKSDEAAKRLQDEIQSIKAQKVQLQQKIKQEAEQFRQWKASREKELLQLRKEGRKNEYEKHKLQALNQRQKMVLQRKTEEAAMATKRLKELLEARKNSSSRDTLVATNGNGSNGQSNEKSLQRWLDHELEVMVKEHEVRFEYEKQSQLRAALAEELAMLKHVNEFAAKGLSPPRGKNGFARASSMSPNARMARIASLESMLSISSNSLVAMASQLSEAEERERAFTNRGRWNQLRSMGEAKNLLQYMFSSVGDARCQLWEKDMEIREMKDQIKELVGLLRQSEMKRKEAEKESKVREQAGTTTLATPASRNSPTSLKQYVEDLKGPLSPMTVPIPRQLKYTPGIANGLTRESAAFVDQSRRMKPIGQLSMKKLAIVGQASGKLWRWKRSHHQWLLQFKWKWQKPWRLSEWIRHSDETIMRARPRSQALPHMM, from the exons ATGGAAACAGGGGAAGATTGTTGCGTAAAAGTTGCGGTTCATGTACGGCCACTAATCGCCGACGAGAAGCTTCAAGGATGTAAAGATTGTGTCACCGTCGTTGCCGGAAAGCCTCAG GTGCAAATTGGCGCCCGTTCGTATACATTTGATCATGTCTATGGAAGCACTGGTTCTCCCTCGTGTAACATGTTTGAAGAATGTGTTGCTCCACTTGTTGATGGTTTGTTCCAAGGATATAATGCTACTGTCCTTGCATATGGTCAG ACAGGTTCTGGGAAAACATACACCATGGGAACTGGCTTTAAAGAAGGTTTCCAAGCAGGAATAATACCCCAAGTTATGAATGTTTTGTTCAACAAAATTGGAACCTTAAAGGACCAGATTGAATTTCAATTGCATGTTTCCTTTATCGAG ATTCTTAAAGAAGAAGTAAGAGATTTACTGGATTCCTCCTCAATGGGCAAACCAGAAACTGCAAATGGACATGCAGGAAAAATGGCCTCTCCTGGGAAGCCACCGATACAAATTCGTGAGACATCAAATGGTGTTATAACCCTTGCAGGATCTACTGAAGTCGGTGTCACAACATTAAAAGAAATGGCTGCTTGCCTGGAACAGGGATCCTTGAGTAGAGCAACAGGGAGCACAAATATGAACAATCAATCCAG CCGATCTCATGCCATCTTCACCATCACCTTAGAGCAAATGCACAAGCCCAAGAATCCTAATGATAGCTGCTTAAATGATACTATGGATGACGAATATCTTTGTGCTAAGTTGCACTTAGTTGATCTTGCCGGATCAGAACGAGCTAAGAGAACAGGGTCTGACGGTATGCGTTTTAAAGAAG GAGTTCATATTAACAAAGGTCTTCTAGCACTTGGTAATGTTATTAGTGCACTTGGTGATGAAAAGAAGCGAAAGGAAGGTGTTCATGTTCCATATAGGGACAGTAAACTTACTAGGCTTTTACAG GATTCCCTTGGGGGTAACAGCAGAACTGTCATGATAG CCTGCATAAGTCCTGCTGATATTAATGCTGAGGAAACCCTAAACACTTTAAAGTATGCAAATCGTGCACGCAATATCCAAAATAAGCCTGTT GTTAATAGAGATCCCATGTCCAGTGAAATGCTTAAAATGAGACAACAACTGGAGTGTTTGCAGGCAGAACTTTGTGCTCGTGCCGGTGGCTCATCTGAGGAAGTTCAG GGTCTTAAGGAAAAGATTGTTTGGCTTGAAGCTGCTAATGAAGATCTTTGCCGTGAACTTCACGAATACCGTAGTAGATGCTCTGTTGTAGAACAAAGTGAAAAGGATGCTTAT GATAGTGGCACATGCATTCCGAAGACGGATGGGCTTAAGAGGACCTTACCTATCACAACGGCTGATTATCCGATGAATGAAACAGCAG CAGGTGATTCAAGGGAAATTGAAGAAGTAGAAAAAGAATGGGAGCACAAACTTCTGCAAAATAGTATGGATAGAGAGTTGCATGAATTGAATAAACGCTTGGAGCAGAAAGAG TCTGAGATGAAGCTGTTTGGAGTATCTGATGCTGAAGTACTCAAGCAGCACTTTGGAAGGAAGATAACGGAACTTGAAGATGAGAAGAGAACAGTACAG CGAGAAAGAGATTGTCTTTTGGCTGAAGTTGAAAATCTTGCTGCCAATTCTGATGGACAAACACAGAAATTAGAGGATACCCATTCCCAAAAATTAAAAGCCCTTGAAGCACAG ATTTTGGATCTGAAGAAGAAGCAAGAGAGTCAGGTTCAGCTTAtgaagcaaaaacaaaaaagcgATGAAGCAGCAAAGAGGCTGCAAGATGAAATACAGTCTATAAAGGCCCAAAAG GTTCAATtgcaacaaaagataaaacaagAGGCAGAGCAGTTTCGGCAGTGGAAGGCTTCTAGAGAGAAAGAACTGTTACAG TTGAGGAAGGagggaagaaaaaatgaatatgaaAAACACAAGCTGCAAGCTTTAAATCAGCGCCAGAAAATG GTCCTTCAAAGAAAAACTGAAGAAGCTGCAATGGCAACCAAGAGATTAAAGGAGTTGCTAGAAGCTCGTAAAAATTCCTCCAGCCGAGACACTTTAG TTGCAACAAATGGAAATGGATCAAATGGGCAG AGCAATGAGAAGTCCTTACAACGGTGGCTTGATCATGAACTAGAAGTCATGGTAAAAGAACATGAAGTTCGTTTTGAGTATGAGAAACAGAGCCAATT GCGAGCTGCCCTTGCAGAGGAACTAGCGATGCTGAAGCATGTAAATGAGTTTGCTGCTAAGGGTCTCAGTCCTCCAAGAGGAAAGAATGGATTTGCCAG GGCATCCTCCATGTCACCAAATGCAAGAATGGCGAGAATAGCTTCACTTGAGAGCATGTTGAGTATATCCTCTAATTCTCTAGTAGCAATGGCTTCTCAACTTTCCGAGGCAGAAGAACGAGAGAGGGCATTCACTAATCGTGGACGTTGGAATCAGTTGCGCTCAATGGGAGAAGCCAAGAATTTGCTTCAATATATGTTTAGCTCTGTTGGAGATGCTAG GTGCCAACTCTGGGAGAAGGACATGGAGATCAGAGAAATGAAAGATCAAATTAAAGAACTTGTTGGTCTTTTGCGGCAaagtgagatgaagagaaaGGAAGCTGAGAAGGAGTCAAAAGTGAGAGAGCAAGCTGGCACAACCACATTGGCTACCCCAGCTTCT AGAAATTCTCCAACTTCATTGAAACAGTATGTTGAAGATCTGAAAGGACCTTTATCTCCAATGACTGTGCCAATACCAAGACAACTCAAATATACGCCCGGGATTGCTAACGGCTTAACAAGGGAATCAGCAGCATTTGTAGATCAGAGTAGAAGG ATGAAACCCATTGGGCAGCTGTCAATGAAAAAACTAGCAATTGTAGGACAAGCTTCTGGCAAGTTATGGAGGTGGAAAAGAAGTCATCATCAGTGGCTACTACAATTCAAGTGGAAGTGGCAAAAACCATGGAGACTTTCAGAATGGATTCGACACAGTGATGAAACAATCATGAGAGCAAGACCGCGCTCACAAGCTTTGCCACACATGatgtga
- the LOC123918993 gene encoding kinesin-like protein KIN-4A isoform X3: protein METGEDCCVKVAVHVRPLIADEKLQGCKDCVTVVAGKPQVQIGARSYTFDHVYGSTGSPSCNMFEECVAPLVDGLFQGYNATVLAYGQTGSGKTYTMGTGFKEGFQAGIIPQVMNVLFNKIGTLKDQIEFQLHVSFIEILKEEVRDLLDSSSMGKPETANGHAGKMASPGKPPIQIRETSNGVITLAGSTEVGVTTLKEMAACLEQGSLSRATGSTNMNNQSSRSHAIFTITLEQMHKPKNPNDSCLNDTMDDEYLCAKLHLVDLAGSERAKRTGSDGMRFKEGVHINKGLLALGNVISALGDEKKRKEGVHVPYRDSKLTRLLQDSLGGNSRTVMIACISPADINAEETLNTLKYANRARNIQNKPVVNRDPMSSEMLKMRQQLECLQAELCARAGGSSEEVQGLKEKIVWLEAANEDLCRELHEYRSRCSVVEQSEKDAYDSGTCIPKTDGLKRTLPITTADYPMNETAAGDSREIEEVEKEWEHKLLQNSMDRELHELNKRLEQKESEMKLFGVSDAEVLKQHFGRKITELEDEKRTVQRERDCLLAEVENLAANSDGQTQKLEDTHSQKLKALEAQILDLKKKQESQVQLMKQKQKSDEAAKRLQDEIQSIKAQKVQLQQKIKQEAEQFRQWKASREKELLQLRKEGRKNEYEKHKLQALNQRQKMVLQRKTEEAAMATKRLKELLEARKNSSSRDTLVATNGNGSNGQSNEKSLQRWLDHELEVMVKEHEVRFEYEKQSQLRAALAEELAMLKHVNEFAAKGLSPPRGKNGFARASSMSPNARMARIASLESMLSISSNSLVAMASQLSEAEERERAFTNRGRWNQLRSMGEAKNLLQYMFSSVGDARCQLWEKDMEIREMKDQIKELVGLLRQSEMKRKEAEKESKVREQAGTTTLATPASYVEDLKGPLSPMTVPIPRQLKYTPGIANGLTRESAAFVDQSRRMKPIGQLSMKKLAIVGQASGKLWRWKRSHHQWLLQFKWKWQKPWRLSEWIRHSDETIMRARPRSQALPHMM from the exons ATGGAAACAGGGGAAGATTGTTGCGTAAAAGTTGCGGTTCATGTACGGCCACTAATCGCCGACGAGAAGCTTCAAGGATGTAAAGATTGTGTCACCGTCGTTGCCGGAAAGCCTCAG GTGCAAATTGGCGCCCGTTCGTATACATTTGATCATGTCTATGGAAGCACTGGTTCTCCCTCGTGTAACATGTTTGAAGAATGTGTTGCTCCACTTGTTGATGGTTTGTTCCAAGGATATAATGCTACTGTCCTTGCATATGGTCAG ACAGGTTCTGGGAAAACATACACCATGGGAACTGGCTTTAAAGAAGGTTTCCAAGCAGGAATAATACCCCAAGTTATGAATGTTTTGTTCAACAAAATTGGAACCTTAAAGGACCAGATTGAATTTCAATTGCATGTTTCCTTTATCGAG ATTCTTAAAGAAGAAGTAAGAGATTTACTGGATTCCTCCTCAATGGGCAAACCAGAAACTGCAAATGGACATGCAGGAAAAATGGCCTCTCCTGGGAAGCCACCGATACAAATTCGTGAGACATCAAATGGTGTTATAACCCTTGCAGGATCTACTGAAGTCGGTGTCACAACATTAAAAGAAATGGCTGCTTGCCTGGAACAGGGATCCTTGAGTAGAGCAACAGGGAGCACAAATATGAACAATCAATCCAG CCGATCTCATGCCATCTTCACCATCACCTTAGAGCAAATGCACAAGCCCAAGAATCCTAATGATAGCTGCTTAAATGATACTATGGATGACGAATATCTTTGTGCTAAGTTGCACTTAGTTGATCTTGCCGGATCAGAACGAGCTAAGAGAACAGGGTCTGACGGTATGCGTTTTAAAGAAG GAGTTCATATTAACAAAGGTCTTCTAGCACTTGGTAATGTTATTAGTGCACTTGGTGATGAAAAGAAGCGAAAGGAAGGTGTTCATGTTCCATATAGGGACAGTAAACTTACTAGGCTTTTACAG GATTCCCTTGGGGGTAACAGCAGAACTGTCATGATAG CCTGCATAAGTCCTGCTGATATTAATGCTGAGGAAACCCTAAACACTTTAAAGTATGCAAATCGTGCACGCAATATCCAAAATAAGCCTGTT GTTAATAGAGATCCCATGTCCAGTGAAATGCTTAAAATGAGACAACAACTGGAGTGTTTGCAGGCAGAACTTTGTGCTCGTGCCGGTGGCTCATCTGAGGAAGTTCAG GGTCTTAAGGAAAAGATTGTTTGGCTTGAAGCTGCTAATGAAGATCTTTGCCGTGAACTTCACGAATACCGTAGTAGATGCTCTGTTGTAGAACAAAGTGAAAAGGATGCTTAT GATAGTGGCACATGCATTCCGAAGACGGATGGGCTTAAGAGGACCTTACCTATCACAACGGCTGATTATCCGATGAATGAAACAGCAG CAGGTGATTCAAGGGAAATTGAAGAAGTAGAAAAAGAATGGGAGCACAAACTTCTGCAAAATAGTATGGATAGAGAGTTGCATGAATTGAATAAACGCTTGGAGCAGAAAGAG TCTGAGATGAAGCTGTTTGGAGTATCTGATGCTGAAGTACTCAAGCAGCACTTTGGAAGGAAGATAACGGAACTTGAAGATGAGAAGAGAACAGTACAG CGAGAAAGAGATTGTCTTTTGGCTGAAGTTGAAAATCTTGCTGCCAATTCTGATGGACAAACACAGAAATTAGAGGATACCCATTCCCAAAAATTAAAAGCCCTTGAAGCACAG ATTTTGGATCTGAAGAAGAAGCAAGAGAGTCAGGTTCAGCTTAtgaagcaaaaacaaaaaagcgATGAAGCAGCAAAGAGGCTGCAAGATGAAATACAGTCTATAAAGGCCCAAAAG GTTCAATtgcaacaaaagataaaacaagAGGCAGAGCAGTTTCGGCAGTGGAAGGCTTCTAGAGAGAAAGAACTGTTACAG TTGAGGAAGGagggaagaaaaaatgaatatgaaAAACACAAGCTGCAAGCTTTAAATCAGCGCCAGAAAATG GTCCTTCAAAGAAAAACTGAAGAAGCTGCAATGGCAACCAAGAGATTAAAGGAGTTGCTAGAAGCTCGTAAAAATTCCTCCAGCCGAGACACTTTAG TTGCAACAAATGGAAATGGATCAAATGGGCAG AGCAATGAGAAGTCCTTACAACGGTGGCTTGATCATGAACTAGAAGTCATGGTAAAAGAACATGAAGTTCGTTTTGAGTATGAGAAACAGAGCCAATT GCGAGCTGCCCTTGCAGAGGAACTAGCGATGCTGAAGCATGTAAATGAGTTTGCTGCTAAGGGTCTCAGTCCTCCAAGAGGAAAGAATGGATTTGCCAG GGCATCCTCCATGTCACCAAATGCAAGAATGGCGAGAATAGCTTCACTTGAGAGCATGTTGAGTATATCCTCTAATTCTCTAGTAGCAATGGCTTCTCAACTTTCCGAGGCAGAAGAACGAGAGAGGGCATTCACTAATCGTGGACGTTGGAATCAGTTGCGCTCAATGGGAGAAGCCAAGAATTTGCTTCAATATATGTTTAGCTCTGTTGGAGATGCTAG GTGCCAACTCTGGGAGAAGGACATGGAGATCAGAGAAATGAAAGATCAAATTAAAGAACTTGTTGGTCTTTTGCGGCAaagtgagatgaagagaaaGGAAGCTGAGAAGGAGTCAAAAGTGAGAGAGCAAGCTGGCACAACCACATTGGCTACCCCAGCTTCT TATGTTGAAGATCTGAAAGGACCTTTATCTCCAATGACTGTGCCAATACCAAGACAACTCAAATATACGCCCGGGATTGCTAACGGCTTAACAAGGGAATCAGCAGCATTTGTAGATCAGAGTAGAAGG ATGAAACCCATTGGGCAGCTGTCAATGAAAAAACTAGCAATTGTAGGACAAGCTTCTGGCAAGTTATGGAGGTGGAAAAGAAGTCATCATCAGTGGCTACTACAATTCAAGTGGAAGTGGCAAAAACCATGGAGACTTTCAGAATGGATTCGACACAGTGATGAAACAATCATGAGAGCAAGACCGCGCTCACAAGCTTTGCCACACATGatgtga